In one window of Mycobacteriales bacterium DNA:
- a CDS encoding GntR family transcriptional regulator, producing the protein MPVRESTGDARDGMFTAVSPNRMSEAIVDQIKSLIRSNRLKPGDRLPSERELCERLGVSRVTVREALRILEAGGLVEIRVGARGGAFVTTPSSERLGAGLADLINLAPVTAVEVTEARLVFELGIIPM; encoded by the coding sequence GTGCCCGTACGGGAGTCGACCGGGGATGCGCGCGACGGCATGTTCACCGCCGTCTCGCCCAACCGCATGTCCGAGGCGATCGTCGACCAGATCAAGTCGCTGATCAGGTCGAACCGGCTCAAGCCCGGGGACAGGCTGCCCTCGGAGCGGGAGCTCTGTGAGCGGCTCGGCGTCAGCCGGGTCACCGTCCGGGAGGCGCTGCGGATCCTCGAGGCCGGTGGCCTGGTCGAGATCCGGGTCGGCGCCCGCGGCGGCGCGTTCGTCACGACGCCGTCCTCGGAACGGCTCGGCGCGGGTCTGGCCGACCTCATCAACCTGGCCCCGGTGACCGCGGTCGAGGTGACCGAGGCCCGGCTGGTGTTCGAGCTCGGGATCATCCCGATG
- a CDS encoding MmgE/PrpD family protein, translated as MPTVLERLAEVVSAVKPGDLPDEVVHEARRRLLDGLANMLGGSGAPTVRSVYAAVGSSSGAATLAGDQRRATAADAALANCTALRYLDYMDGHPGPYPCHPSLVIPPALAVAEARHRSGADLARAIVLGYEVDIRLQIASGDPDITAHGWSGSSNLGMAVPAALSGLLDLDSEQLAHALAISTVHSPTLDASGRGQMAPSKSCVDGMVAQSAVTATLLAEAGMRGKLSAYEGDDGFLAGVARTYDEDVLLAPVERFRVLDAYTKQYNAVKCAQSAAGSALRLRPRIGGPEEIEAITLSLAERDWRNQSGDVEARRRPGNRDTANHSVLYCLAAALVDGRLQADQFGPDRLADPRILAVVDRTRIAPEPELSAYWPGANPARVHIRLRSGQELEDTTIYFPGHPRNPVSDADLEDKFRSLAEPVLGASGATAVVEAVRSLDRLPDVRGLVGLLTHTLEGRS; from the coding sequence GTGCCGACAGTCCTGGAACGCCTGGCCGAGGTCGTCTCCGCGGTCAAGCCCGGCGACCTGCCCGACGAGGTCGTCCACGAGGCCCGGCGCCGGCTGCTGGACGGGCTGGCGAACATGCTCGGCGGATCGGGTGCGCCGACCGTCCGCTCCGTCTACGCCGCGGTCGGCAGTTCGAGTGGGGCGGCGACGCTCGCCGGCGACCAGCGGCGGGCGACCGCCGCCGACGCCGCGCTGGCCAACTGCACCGCGCTGCGTTACCTGGACTACATGGACGGGCATCCGGGCCCGTACCCGTGCCACCCCTCGCTGGTGATCCCGCCCGCGCTGGCGGTGGCCGAGGCCCGGCACCGGTCCGGCGCCGACCTGGCCCGGGCGATCGTGCTGGGCTACGAGGTCGACATCCGGCTGCAGATCGCCAGCGGCGACCCGGACATCACCGCGCACGGCTGGAGCGGCAGCAGCAACCTCGGGATGGCCGTGCCCGCAGCCCTGTCCGGGCTGCTCGACCTCGACAGCGAGCAACTGGCGCACGCGCTGGCGATCTCCACCGTGCACAGCCCGACCCTGGACGCCAGCGGGCGCGGGCAGATGGCACCGAGCAAGTCCTGTGTGGACGGCATGGTGGCCCAGTCCGCGGTGACCGCGACGCTGCTGGCCGAGGCCGGCATGCGCGGGAAGCTCAGCGCGTACGAGGGCGACGACGGCTTCCTGGCCGGCGTGGCCCGCACGTACGACGAGGACGTGCTGCTGGCCCCGGTCGAGCGGTTCCGGGTGCTGGACGCCTACACCAAGCAGTACAACGCGGTGAAGTGCGCGCAGTCCGCGGCCGGCTCGGCGTTGCGGCTGCGGCCGCGGATCGGTGGCCCGGAGGAGATCGAGGCGATCACGCTGAGCCTGGCCGAGCGGGACTGGCGCAACCAGTCCGGCGACGTCGAGGCCCGCCGGCGTCCCGGCAATCGCGACACCGCCAACCACAGCGTGCTCTACTGCCTGGCCGCGGCGCTCGTCGACGGCCGGCTGCAGGCGGACCAGTTCGGCCCGGACCGGCTGGCCGACCCGCGGATCCTCGCGGTCGTCGACCGGACCCGGATCGCGCCGGAACCGGAGCTGTCCGCGTACTGGCCCGGGGCCAACCCGGCCCGGGTCCACATCAGACTGCGCTCCGGCCAGGAGCTCGAGGACACCACGATCTACTTCCCCGGTCACCCCAGGAATCCCGTCAGCGACGCGGACCTGGAGGACAAGTTCCGTTCGCTGGCCGAGCCGGTACTCGGCGCGAGCGGGGCGACCGCGGTGGTCGAGGCGGTCCGGTCGCTGGACCGGCTGCCGGACGTGCGCGGCCTCGTCGGGCTGCTCACCCACACCCTGGAGGGCCGGTCGTGA
- a CDS encoding aspartate/glutamate racemase family protein: protein MRLLLIMNGSRARYAGGADQARYETWLPYCAPSTKLEIGYLPDKQEAYEFGTAQAATKHSVLYPDRVAEAEREGYDAVIMHCCSDPGLEDARARVSIPVIGPGEATLRAGAILGRRIGMTVPGTDSIAHHAEQVRGLGLADRVVGLEPINRAIGKYEGQDPAAMTDALVAAAQRLVERGADVICPSGLAFIPVRVSAAEVSGRVGVPVLDPALLAVRSAETLVAARH, encoded by the coding sequence GTGAGGCTGCTGCTCATCATGAACGGGTCCCGCGCCCGGTACGCCGGCGGCGCCGACCAGGCCCGCTACGAGACCTGGCTGCCGTACTGCGCGCCGAGCACCAAGCTCGAGATCGGCTACCTGCCCGACAAGCAGGAGGCGTACGAGTTCGGCACCGCGCAGGCCGCGACCAAGCACAGCGTGCTCTACCCCGACCGCGTCGCCGAGGCCGAGCGGGAGGGCTACGACGCGGTCATCATGCACTGCTGCTCCGACCCCGGGCTGGAGGACGCCCGGGCCCGGGTGTCCATCCCGGTGATCGGGCCGGGGGAGGCGACGCTGCGGGCCGGCGCGATCCTGGGCCGGCGGATCGGGATGACCGTGCCCGGCACCGACTCGATCGCACACCACGCCGAGCAGGTCCGCGGGCTCGGGCTGGCCGACCGGGTGGTCGGGCTGGAGCCGATCAACCGGGCGATCGGCAAGTACGAAGGCCAGGACCCGGCCGCGATGACCGACGCGCTCGTCGCCGCGGCGCAGCGGCTGGTCGAGCGGGGGGCGGACGTGATCTGCCCGTCCGGACTGGCGTTCATCCCGGTCCGGGTGTCCGCCGCCGAGGTGTCCGGACGGGTCGGCGTGCCGGTGCTGGACCCGGCGCTGCTCGCGGTCCGGTCGGCCGAGACGCTGGTCGCCGCCAGGCACTGA
- a CDS encoding mandelate racemase/muconate lactonizing enzyme family protein, translating to MKIDAIRVRSRTLKRVDPQWRTSSYKADEVGAVYVAIEAGGMTGVGATASHPRRLTADDIVAQLTGIVLPALAGRSVQDARGVLAALPASIHSRTSIAVDLALHDLIGRLAGLPAEVLWGGPVRDRVNLVRMVGIKAPQEIVAAVRPLHEAGVRAFKLKVGEGVERDVDRVRRVRAAFGDDVTIMVDGNGAYDRDSGVEFGRALGELGVHCIEQPLPYQDVEGMALVRKAIPVPLMADQMVESVADVVAVAQAGAADMISLKLTKMGSVAECIRVAHVCAAVGIGVHLGGCAAPGIVDSALTRLALSTPDIDVYAEVGESAALVDDQVSGVVHAGPYARSDGHPGLGGMPPAIWA from the coding sequence ATGAAGATCGATGCGATCAGGGTCCGCAGCAGGACGCTCAAGCGTGTCGACCCGCAGTGGCGGACCTCGTCCTACAAGGCCGACGAGGTCGGCGCCGTCTACGTCGCCATCGAGGCCGGCGGCATGACCGGGGTCGGCGCCACCGCGTCGCACCCCCGGCGGCTGACCGCCGACGACATCGTCGCGCAGCTGACCGGGATCGTGCTGCCGGCGCTGGCGGGCCGTTCCGTCCAGGACGCCCGCGGCGTCCTGGCCGCGCTGCCCGCCTCGATCCACTCCCGGACCTCGATCGCCGTCGATCTCGCGCTGCACGACCTGATCGGCAGGCTCGCCGGGCTGCCGGCCGAGGTGCTCTGGGGCGGGCCGGTCCGGGACCGGGTGAACCTGGTCCGGATGGTCGGCATCAAGGCCCCGCAGGAGATCGTGGCAGCGGTCCGGCCCCTGCACGAGGCCGGCGTCCGGGCATTCAAGCTCAAGGTCGGCGAGGGTGTCGAGCGCGACGTGGACCGGGTCCGCCGGGTCCGGGCCGCGTTCGGCGACGATGTCACGATCATGGTCGACGGCAACGGTGCCTACGACCGGGACAGCGGCGTCGAGTTCGGCCGGGCCCTCGGCGAGCTCGGGGTGCACTGCATCGAGCAACCGCTGCCGTACCAGGACGTCGAGGGGATGGCCCTGGTCCGCAAGGCGATCCCGGTGCCGCTGATGGCCGACCAGATGGTCGAGAGCGTCGCCGACGTCGTCGCGGTCGCGCAGGCCGGCGCGGCCGACATGATCTCGCTGAAGCTGACCAAGATGGGCAGCGTCGCGGAGTGCATCCGGGTCGCGCACGTGTGCGCGGCCGTCGGGATCGGCGTCCACCTCGGTGGCTGCGCCGCTCCCGGCATCGTCGACAGCGCGCTGACCCGGCTCGCACTGTCCACACCGGACATCGACGTCTACGCGGAGGTGGGCGAGTCCGCGGCCCTGGTCGACGACCAGGTCAGCGGGGTCGTCCACGCCGGACCGTACGCCCGCAGTGACGGCCATCCGGGGCTCGGCGGGATGCCGCCGGCCATCTGGGCCTGA
- a CDS encoding extracellular solute-binding protein: protein MLAASAVATLVLAGCGSSSSGGGGTSAGSVDYSKMTVQQLYDGAKKEGTLVLYAADTGGDMYPGFEKAYPGIKVKYFQEQGEQSASKMQTEARSGVYNVDVLDTEQNTMYTMSQTGLLAKYAPPEASNVDTKYKNDFWVGYRVQLKPITYNTKLITGADVPKSLSDLADPKYAGKVCAEPTEVSVFADMVQTQGEDATVQYWKNLTTNKLRMVSGQTNLVQAVVSGECPIAISSNLHTVAKSMAKDAPISWVKTDPLYGNYGAGAVAAKAPHPYAARLYANYLISKTGQDTVVKAYRVPVNNTVEPREKELANHSYNAVIAGDEVMKNFTKYNNLYYTSTGRPVVGGG from the coding sequence GTGCTGGCCGCGTCGGCCGTGGCCACGCTCGTGCTCGCGGGCTGCGGCTCGTCGAGCTCCGGCGGCGGCGGCACCAGTGCCGGCAGCGTCGACTACAGCAAGATGACCGTCCAGCAGCTCTACGACGGGGCCAAGAAGGAGGGCACCCTCGTCCTCTACGCCGCCGACACCGGCGGTGACATGTATCCGGGCTTCGAGAAGGCCTACCCCGGCATCAAGGTGAAGTACTTCCAGGAGCAGGGCGAGCAGTCGGCCTCGAAGATGCAGACCGAGGCCCGCTCCGGCGTCTACAACGTCGACGTGCTCGACACCGAGCAGAACACGATGTACACGATGTCGCAGACCGGCCTGCTGGCGAAATACGCGCCGCCGGAGGCGTCCAATGTGGACACGAAGTACAAGAACGACTTCTGGGTCGGCTACCGGGTGCAGCTCAAGCCGATCACGTACAACACGAAGCTGATCACCGGGGCGGACGTCCCGAAGTCGCTGTCCGACCTCGCCGACCCGAAGTACGCCGGCAAGGTCTGCGCCGAGCCCACGGAGGTCTCCGTCTTCGCCGACATGGTTCAGACGCAGGGCGAGGACGCGACCGTCCAGTACTGGAAGAACCTGACCACCAACAAGCTGCGCATGGTCAGCGGCCAGACCAACCTCGTCCAGGCGGTCGTCTCCGGCGAGTGCCCGATCGCGATCTCCTCCAACCTGCACACCGTGGCCAAGAGCATGGCCAAGGACGCGCCGATCAGCTGGGTCAAGACCGACCCGCTCTACGGCAACTACGGCGCCGGCGCGGTGGCGGCCAAGGCCCCGCACCCGTACGCGGCCCGGCTGTACGCGAACTACCTCATCTCCAAGACCGGCCAGGACACGGTCGTCAAGGCCTACCGGGTCCCGGTGAACAACACCGTGGAACCGCGGGAGAAGGAGTTGGCGAACCACAGCTACAACGCAGTCATCGCCGGCGACGAGGTCATGAAGAACTTCACCAAGTACAACAACCTCTACTACACCTCCACCGGCCGTCCGGTCGTCGGCGGTGGCTGA